A genomic segment from Lignipirellula cremea encodes:
- the hisS gene encoding histidine--tRNA ligase, which translates to MSELVKATAISGFPEWLPNMRLVEEQFIDTIRRQYQLYGFTPIETAAVERLEVLLAKGEMQRQIYTVGKPEEGAERDDDKNALGLHFDLTVPLARYVAQHSEKLMFPFRRYQIQKVWRGERAQRGRYREFYQCDIDIVGRTSLDLIHDAEMPCVINSVFSKLPVPEFRVRVSNRRILSGLIEGSGLAPSQYESVLRAVDKSQHAGLEKTEAELVKEQVDASVIPAILELIQAKTMDAARQIFAKANAPVAGLDELDQVLENAVALGMPEHRLEVDFSIARGLDYYTGTIYETFIEGYEQMGSVCSGGRYDDLTSFFTKQKFPGVGVSIGLSRLLAVALEAGTVTADKHTPTQVLVTAQDRQRFLKEYLGFAKLLREAGIPTEVYHESKGLGQQFGYAATAGVRFAVIAGEQEIADKTVAVKDLSDRSQETIPRSELAGYLLAKLQA; encoded by the coding sequence ATGAGCGAACTGGTAAAGGCAACCGCCATTTCAGGTTTTCCCGAGTGGCTTCCCAATATGCGGCTGGTCGAAGAGCAGTTTATCGATACCATTCGACGCCAGTATCAATTGTATGGATTCACGCCGATCGAAACGGCGGCCGTCGAACGCCTGGAAGTGCTGCTCGCCAAAGGGGAGATGCAGCGCCAGATCTACACCGTCGGCAAGCCCGAAGAAGGCGCCGAGCGGGACGATGACAAGAACGCCCTGGGTCTGCACTTTGACCTGACCGTACCGCTGGCCCGTTACGTCGCCCAGCACTCCGAGAAACTCATGTTTCCGTTCCGCCGCTACCAGATCCAGAAAGTCTGGCGCGGCGAAAGAGCCCAGCGGGGCCGTTACCGCGAATTCTATCAGTGCGATATCGATATCGTCGGTCGGACCTCGCTCGATCTGATCCACGACGCTGAAATGCCGTGCGTCATCAACTCGGTCTTCAGCAAATTGCCCGTGCCGGAGTTCCGCGTCCGCGTCTCCAATCGCCGCATCCTCAGCGGCCTGATCGAAGGCAGCGGCCTGGCCCCCAGCCAGTACGAAAGCGTGCTTCGCGCCGTCGACAAGAGCCAGCACGCGGGGTTGGAAAAAACGGAAGCCGAACTCGTCAAAGAGCAGGTCGACGCCAGCGTGATCCCCGCCATCCTGGAACTGATCCAGGCCAAAACGATGGACGCCGCCCGGCAGATCTTCGCCAAGGCGAACGCCCCCGTCGCCGGACTCGACGAGCTCGACCAGGTGCTGGAGAACGCGGTCGCCCTGGGCATGCCCGAGCATCGGCTGGAGGTCGACTTCTCCATCGCCCGCGGCCTCGATTACTACACCGGCACGATTTACGAGACGTTCATCGAAGGCTATGAGCAGATGGGCAGCGTTTGCTCAGGCGGACGTTACGACGATCTGACTTCGTTCTTCACCAAACAGAAGTTCCCCGGCGTGGGCGTTTCGATCGGCCTGTCCCGCCTGCTGGCCGTCGCTCTGGAAGCGGGAACCGTTACCGCCGACAAGCATACGCCCACCCAGGTGCTGGTCACCGCGCAGGACCGCCAGCGGTTCCTCAAGGAGTATCTTGGTTTCGCCAAATTGCTCCGTGAGGCTGGCATCCCGACCGAGGTTTACCACGAATCCAAAGGGCTCGGTCAACAGTTCGGCTATGCCGCCACCGCCGGCGTACGCTTCGCCGTGATCGCCGGCGAGCAGGAAATCGCCGACAAAACGGTCGCCGTGAAGGATCTTTCGGACCGCTCGCAGGAGACCATCCCGCGGAGCGAGCTGGCCGGATATCTGCTGGCCAAACTCCAGGCGTAA